Proteins co-encoded in one Cydia strobilella chromosome 14, ilCydStro3.1, whole genome shotgun sequence genomic window:
- the LOC134747429 gene encoding E3 ubiquitin-protein ligase RNF168-like: MIRDTGVNRNGNRILKRSAIPTVKLRLLAVLGGCVRIAPPAPAGARCGVCLEEPLTRVLIPCGHVLCDECLVGIRASEPQMRDSCPYCRTHIGNLH; the protein is encoded by the coding sequence ATGATTCGAGATACAGGAGTTAATAGAAATGGAAATAGAATTTTAAAAAGAAGCGCCATACCAACAGTGAAGCTGAGACTCCTAGCAGTCCTCGGAGGATGTGTGAGGatcgcgccccccgcccccgccggcgCGCGCTGTGGCGTGTGCCTGGAGGAGCCGCTCACGCGAGTATTGATACCGTGCGGACACGTCCTGTGCGACGAGTGCCTCGTCGGCATACGGGCGTCCGAACCGCAGATGCGCGACAGTTGTCCATATTGCAGGACCCATATTGGCAACTTGcattaa